The window GGATATGTTACGCAGGGCAGGGGTTCCGCAAGCGCGGCGCGTCGACAGACGACGGCCGCAGGAACCGCCCATGGAGGCAGCATGGCCCGTATTACTGTAGAAGATTGTCAGGAACGTGTGGACAACCGCTTTTTGCTGGTGCAGATGGCCATCAAGCGGGTGCACCAGTACCGCGAGGGCTATGAGGCCCTGGTGGAATCGCGCAACAAGGAAGTGGTGACGGCCCTGCGCGAAATTGCGGCGGGCAAGGTGTTGCCCGACGATCTCAGCCTGTACAATCCGCTGCCGGAAGGGCAGACTGTCGGCGGCGAAGACTAGGCATCCCACCCATTTGCAAACCGCAACGCGCTGATCGGAACCACGATGGAGCTTGACTACTACGAGGTGCTGGGCGTCGCCCGCGACGCTGAAACCGACGCCATTAAACGCGCCTACCGCAAACTG is drawn from Desulfovibrio legallii and contains these coding sequences:
- the rpoZ gene encoding DNA-directed RNA polymerase subunit omega, yielding MARITVEDCQERVDNRFLLVQMAIKRVHQYREGYEALVESRNKEVVTALREIAAGKVLPDDLSLYNPLPEGQTVGGED